A genomic segment from Nicotiana sylvestris chromosome 1, ASM39365v2, whole genome shotgun sequence encodes:
- the LOC104226276 gene encoding uncharacterized protein, whose amino-acid sequence MPPSKKSKGKSNSAELTQPAVSTPKIPACFRAIPPSSVAITIHAKPGSKIATVTDLDDDAVGVQIDAPAKDGEANAALIDYISSVVGVKRRQVSIGSGSKSRDKVLIVEDVTLQGVFDALAKVLKDQ is encoded by the coding sequence ATGCCTCCCTCGAAGAAAAGCAAAGGTAAAAGCAACTCAGCCGAGTTAACTCAGCCGGCTGTATCAACTCCCAAAATTCCGGCGTGCTTCCGCGCCATTCCTCCGTCGTCCGTCGCCATCACGATCCACGCCAAGCCAGGGTCGAAAATCGCGACCGTCACTGACTTGGATGACGATGCAGTTGGTGTCCAAATTGACGCACCTGCTAAAGATGGTGAAGCTAATGCTGCCCTAATCGATTATATAAGCTCCGTTGTTGGGGTCAAAAGAAGACAAGTTTCTATAGGTTCTGGGTCGAAATCCAGGGATAAGGTCCTCATTGTCGAGGATGTTACTTTACAGGGTGTTTTTGATGCTCTCGCCAAAGTTTTGAAAGATCAGTGA